One segment of Sesamum indicum cultivar Zhongzhi No. 13 linkage group LG4, S_indicum_v1.0, whole genome shotgun sequence DNA contains the following:
- the LOC105161039 gene encoding RING-H2 finger protein ATL38 isoform X2, protein MMSSGINLVMTVIGFGMSIMFIVFVCTRLICARIYLSVSRRSSARASGSDLGILERGIHGLEPLALADFPTKKYRELCLSSKENAQCTICLSDYHEEDTLRVLPVCGHSFHAMCIDIWLQQHSTCPVCRISLRQPSERKWFMQPMFSSALRSQYTMQPINAHYCHCMANGHRRSPRSIDNEIIDPIQEVGCHLEGDGNDIGHSNAVSINHEQSIKTSGNRKVGSPSCQ, encoded by the exons ATGATGTCTTCGGGAATAAATTTGGTGATGACAGTGATTGGGTTTGGTATGAGTATTATGTTCATAGTATTTGTCTGTACAAGGCTTATTTGTGCTCGAATATATTTGAGTGTTTCCAGGAGGTCTTCTGCCAGGGCATCTGGATCTGATCTTGGCATT TTGGAGAGGGGTATTCATGGTCTTGAACCTCTTGCGCTGGCCGACTTCCCTACAAAGAAGTACAGAGAATTATGCTTGTCCTCAAAAGAAAATGCTCA GTGCACCATATGCCTGTCCGACTACCATGAGGAGGATACACTGCGTGTCCTGCCCGTCTGCGGACATTCCTTTCATGCAATGTGCATCGACATATGGCTGCAGCAGCACTCCACATGTCCAGTATGTCGAATCTCTCTCCGTCAACCTTCCGAGAGAAAGTGGTTCATGCAGCCAATGTTTAGCTCAGCTCTCCGATCTCAGTACACTATGCAACCCATAAATGCACATTATTGTCATTGCATGGCGAACGGACACAGGCGTTCGCCAAGATCCATTGACAACGAGATTATCGACCCCATCCAGGAGGTCGGCTGTCACTTAGAAGGTGACGGGAATGACATTGGACATAGCAACGCCGTCTCCATCAATCATGAACAGAGTATCAAAACTTCGGGAAATAGAAAAGTAGGGAGCCCGTCGTGCCAGTAA
- the LOC105161039 gene encoding RING-H2 finger protein ATL38 isoform X1 — translation MMSSGINLVMTVIGFGMSIMFIVFVCTRLICARIYLSVSRRSSARASGSDLGILERGIHGLEPLALADFPTKKYRELCLSSKENAHRRCTICLSDYHEEDTLRVLPVCGHSFHAMCIDIWLQQHSTCPVCRISLRQPSERKWFMQPMFSSALRSQYTMQPINAHYCHCMANGHRRSPRSIDNEIIDPIQEVGCHLEGDGNDIGHSNAVSINHEQSIKTSGNRKVGSPSCQ, via the exons ATGATGTCTTCGGGAATAAATTTGGTGATGACAGTGATTGGGTTTGGTATGAGTATTATGTTCATAGTATTTGTCTGTACAAGGCTTATTTGTGCTCGAATATATTTGAGTGTTTCCAGGAGGTCTTCTGCCAGGGCATCTGGATCTGATCTTGGCATT TTGGAGAGGGGTATTCATGGTCTTGAACCTCTTGCGCTGGCCGACTTCCCTACAAAGAAGTACAGAGAATTATGCTTGTCCTCAAAAGAAAATGCTCA TCGCAGGTGCACCATATGCCTGTCCGACTACCATGAGGAGGATACACTGCGTGTCCTGCCCGTCTGCGGACATTCCTTTCATGCAATGTGCATCGACATATGGCTGCAGCAGCACTCCACATGTCCAGTATGTCGAATCTCTCTCCGTCAACCTTCCGAGAGAAAGTGGTTCATGCAGCCAATGTTTAGCTCAGCTCTCCGATCTCAGTACACTATGCAACCCATAAATGCACATTATTGTCATTGCATGGCGAACGGACACAGGCGTTCGCCAAGATCCATTGACAACGAGATTATCGACCCCATCCAGGAGGTCGGCTGTCACTTAGAAGGTGACGGGAATGACATTGGACATAGCAACGCCGTCTCCATCAATCATGAACAGAGTATCAAAACTTCGGGAAATAGAAAAGTAGGGAGCCCGTCGTGCCAGTAA